The Thermoanaerobacterium thermosaccharolyticum DSM 571 region ATATCATATATAACAGAAGATTTAGTTCACCTATATTAAAAAATTACAGTTGGCATATAAGCAAGAGTTTAGATGTAGAAAAAATGAGAGAATCACTTAAGTACTTAGAAGGTACACATGATTTTTCAGCATTTAAAGCAAGTGGAAGCTCTGTAAAAAGCCCTGTAAGAACTGTTCGCGATATTTCTCTTAAAAAAAATGGCTTTAATGTAGAATTTGAAATTGAAGCTGATGGATTTTTATACAATATGGTGAGAATAATTGTTGGTACAATTGTTGATGTAGGATTAGGTAAGATTAATCCCATCGACGTGAAAGAAATTTTAGACTCAAAAAATCGATGTATGGCAGGTAAAACTGCACCGCCACAAGGGTTATTTTTAACTAAAATATACTATTGACATGCGTGGTGCTGTGGATTAAAATTATATTATGTAAAATTGTGCCCCGTTTATTGAAGTGTATGTTACTTAAGTATAAGTTTCTTAAGGAGGTAAAATAAGTGAAGTCATTCATGCCAAAAAAGAATGAAGTAGAAAGAAAATGGTATGTTATAGATGCCGAAGGAAAAGTATTAGGCAGGTTAGCTAGCCAAGTAGCAAAGATTTTGTCTGGTAAAAATAAACCTATTTATTCGCCGAGTGTTGATACGGGTGATTATGTTATTATAATCAATGCAGATAAAGTTGTTTTAACAGGCAAAAAATTAGAGCAAAAGTACTTTAAGTATTACACAGGACATCCAGGTGGACTAAAATTGATACAGTACAAGACATTGATGAGGACAAAGCCGGAGAAAGCGATTATCAGAGCAGTTAGAG contains the following coding sequences:
- the truA gene encoding tRNA pseudouridine(38-40) synthase TruA, producing MRNIVLVIEYDGTNYHGWQIQKNVVTIQETITKAIKKITNEDVDLIGSSRTDAGVHALHQVANFKTCTNIPTSKIPNALNSVLPADIVIKDAFEADMDFHSRYSAKGKRYKYIIYNRRFSSPILKNYSWHISKSLDVEKMRESLKYLEGTHDFSAFKASGSSVKSPVRTVRDISLKKNGFNVEFEIEADGFLYNMVRIIVGTIVDVGLGKINPIDVKEILDSKNRCMAGKTAPPQGLFLTKIYY
- the rplM gene encoding 50S ribosomal protein L13; protein product: MKSFMPKKNEVERKWYVIDAEGKVLGRLASQVAKILSGKNKPIYSPSVDTGDYVIIINADKVVLTGKKLEQKYFKYYTGHPGGLKLIQYKTLMRTKPEKAIIRAVRGMLPKNKLGRHMIKKLKVYTGPEHKHIAQKPEKLDI